A window of Zingiber officinale cultivar Zhangliang chromosome 5A, Zo_v1.1, whole genome shotgun sequence contains these coding sequences:
- the LOC121980349 gene encoding probable pectinesterase/pectinesterase inhibitor 34: protein MGYGRVASSESLPSLSDLQLQASRDASRARRRVFLCLGLVAVLLLVTSGFSVAIFVRRREPDEGTTPPARRRTPSQTLSRACGLTRYPALCLRSLLDFPGGLGAARERDLVHVSLNMTLHRVSAAIYGASAIAGAAMDGLSRSAYEDCMELLDHSQEQLSNSLLAVAPVGVSPQSRARVKGFSDEDVVTWLSAALTNQDTCDEGLQQVTDLRVKRHMKSQTKDLTELVSNCLAIFSSFGRNKDFAGIPIHDKRRRKLLEFPSWVRKKDRRLLQAPASSIQADMVVSKDGNGSYTSIADAVKAAPEYSTRRIIIYIKAGQYDENIKVGRKKTNLMFIGDGKSKTIIAGSRSVTDNFTTFHTATFAATGTGFIMRDITVQNWAGPEKHQAVALRVGADHAVVYRCNVIGYQDTLYVHSQRQFFRECDVYGTVDFIFGNAAVVLQNCSLWARRPMPMQKNTITAQNRKDPNQNTGISIHACRVVAATDLEPVKANYSTYLGRPWKLYSRTVFMMSYMEDHIHPVGWLEWNATFALDTLYYGEYMNYGPGAAVGKRVQWPGYRVITLPAEASKFTVAQFIFGSSWLPSTGVAFLAGLSV from the exons ATGGGCTACGGCCGAGTCGCCTCGTCCGAGTCGCTCCCCTCCCTGTCCGATCTGCAACTGCAAGCGAGTCGCGACGCGTCCAGAGCGCGCCGCCGGGTGTTCCTCTGCCTTGGCCTTGTCGCCGTGCTTTTGCTCGTGACTTCCGGTTTCTCGGTGGCGATATTCGTGCGCCGCCGGGAGCCGGATGAGGGGACGACTCCTCCGGCGCGCCGGCGGACGCCGAGCCAGACCTTATCGCGCGCCTGCGGATTGACTCGGTACCCGGCCCTCTGCCTGCGCTCGCTGCTCGACTTCCCGGGGGGCCTCGGCGCGGCCCGGGAGCGCGACCTCGTCCACGTGTCGCTCAACATGACGCTCCACCGCGTCAGTGCGGCCATCTACGGCGCATCCGCCATTGCCGGCGCGGCCATGGACGGGCTCTCCCGCTCCGCGTACGAGGACTGCATGGAGCTGCTCGACCACTCGCAGGAGCAGCTCTCCAACTCGCTCCTAGCGGTGGCCCCCGTCGGGGTTTCGCCTCAGTCGCGGGCCCGGGTGAAGGGGTTCTCCGACGAGGACGTGGTCACCTGGCTCAGCGCCGCGCTCACCAACCAGGACACCTGCGACGAGGGGCTGCAACAGGTGACCGACCTCCGCGTGAAGCGGCACATGAAGAGCCAGACGAAGGACCTCACCGAGCTCGTCAGCAATTGCCTCGCCATCTTCTCCAGCTTCGGCCGCAATAAAGACTTCGCCGGCATTCCGATCCACGACAAGAGGAGACGGAAGCTATTGGAGTTCCCTTCGTGGGTGCGGAAGAAGGACAGAAGGCTGCTCCAGGCGCCGGCGTCGAGCATCCAAGCCGACATGGTCGTGTCCAAGGACGGAAACGGCAGTTACACCTCCATTGCCGATGCGGTGAAGGCGGCACCAGAATACAGCACTCGCCGCATCATCATCTACATCAAGGCAGGGCAGTACGACGAGAACATCAAAGTTGGACGAAAGAAGACGAATCTCATGTTCATCGGCGACGGCAAAAGCAAGACCATCATCGCCGGGTCGCGGAGTGTGACCGACAACTTCACCACCTTCCACACTGCAACTTTCG CGGCGACAGGGACGGGATTCATAATGAGGGACATAACGGTGCAGAATTGGGCGGGGCCGGAGAAGCACCAGGCGGTGGCACTGCGGGTAGGGGCGGACCACGCTGTGGTTTACAGATGCAACGTGATCGGGTACCAGGACACTCTATACGTGCACTCTCAGCGGCAGTTCTTCCGGGAGTGCGACGTCTACGGCACCGTCGACTTCATCTTCGGCAACGCGGCGGTGGTACTTCAGAACTGCAGCCTGTGGGCGCGGCGCCCGATGCCGATGCAGAAGAACACCATCACGGCGCAGAACCGGAAGGACCCCAACCAGAACACCGGCATTTCCATCCACGCCTGCAGAGTGGTGGCGGCAACAGACTTAGAGCCGGTCAAGGCCAACTATTCCACCTACCTCGGTCGGCCGTGGAAGCTCTACTCCAGGACGGTTTTCATGATGTCCTACATGGAGGACCACATCCACCCGGTGGGGTGGCTGGAATGGAACGCCACCTTCGCCCTCGATACCTTATACTACGGCGAGTACATGAACTACGGCCCAGGGGCGGCCGTCGGTAAGAGAGTGCAGTGGCCAGGATACCGGGTGATCACGCTGCCGGCGGAGGCCAGCAAGTTCACGGTGGCGCAGTTCATCTTCGGTTCCTCATGGTTGCCCTCCACAGGCGTCGCCTTCTTGGCCGGCTTGTCCGTGTGA